A window from Hemicordylus capensis ecotype Gifberg chromosome 2, rHemCap1.1.pri, whole genome shotgun sequence encodes these proteins:
- the LOC128343806 gene encoding zinc finger protein 345-like, with translation MKSCTREKTYQCSECGKNFNNNSKLNYHQRIHTGEKPHQCSECGRSFRLSSQLAFYPRIHKGVKPFQCSECGKSFTQSSALTSHQGTHSEQKPYKCFECGKSFLLGGSLIYHQRIHTGEKPYQCLECEKSFRVKSSLTSHQRIHSQEKPYQCSECGKGFKWGSNLHTHKKIHSRENRYLGSVCGKSFNKTSTLTSHQRMHTGEKPYLCSEGEKCFSRSSGFRSSERIHTREKAYQCLEYL, from the coding sequence ATGAAAAGTTGCACACGGGAAAAAAcatatcagtgctcagagtgtggTAAGAACTTCAATAATAACTCAAAGCTTAattaccatcaaagaatccacacaggggagaaaccacatcagtgctcagaatgtggaaggagcttcaggcTGAGCTCACAGCTTGCTTTCTATCCAAGAATCCACAAAGGGGTGAAACCATTTCAGTGCtccgagtgtggaaagagcttcacacAGAGCTCTGCTCTTACTTCCCATCAAGGAACCCACTCAGAacagaaaccatataaatgctttgaatgtggaaagagtttccttCTTGGTGGGAGCCTTATTtaccatcaaagaattcacacaggagaaaaaccatatcaatgcttggaATGTGAAAAGAGTTTCAGGGTGAAGTCAAGCCTTACttcccaccaaagaatccacagccaagagaaaccatatcaatgctcagaatgtggaaagggtTTCAAGTGGGGGTCAAACCTTCATACCCATaaaaaaatccactcaagagAAAATAGATATCTGGGCTCAgtatgtggaaagagtttcaataAGACCTCAactcttacttcccatcaaagaatgcatacaggggagaaaccatatctgTGCTCAGAAGGTGAAAAGTGCTTCAGCCGGAGCTCAGGCTTTAGATCCAGTGAAAGAATCCACACAAGAGAAAAAGCATATCAATGCTTAGAATATCTCTAG
- the LOC128341652 gene encoding zinc finger protein 239-like: MEGICGHLASLDDEEETEREFEQQRRKTEGKNDGVKKSSATECSDFPDIPIQQKCYEGNENNEYFPCEKTLTTKSRCSRNNRIRTGEKTYECGECGKSFTHNSSLITHQRIHTGAKPYKCLECGKSFSQSATLTSHQRIHTGEKPYQCSECGKSFSRSANLTSHKIIHTGEKPCKCYECGKSFNKSANLTSHQRVHTGEKPYQCSGCEKAFRNRGNLVIHERQHTGEKPYQCSECGKSFIESTKLISHQRIHTGEKPYKCMECGKSFSHSRSLTGHQRMHTGETISMYRM; encoded by the exons ATGGAGGGAATCTGTGGgcatctggcctctctgg ATGATGAAGAGGAAACCGAGAGAGAATTTGAACAGCagagaaggaagacagaaggaaaAAATGATGGGGTTAAGAAATCATCTGCTACTGAGTGCTCTGACTTTCCTGACATTCCAATCCAACAAAAGTGCTATGAAGGAAATGAAAATAATGAATATTTTCCATGTGAAAAAACCCTAACCACTAAGTCAAGATGTAGCCGTAATAACAGAATCCGTACAGGTGAAAAAACATATGAATGTGgtgagtgtggaaaaagcttcactcACAACTCGAGTCTTAttacccatcaaagaatccacacaggggcgaaaccatataaatgcttagaaTGTGGTAAGAGCTTCAGCCAAAGCGCCacccttacttcccatcaaagaatccatacaggagaaaaaccatatcaatgctcagaatgtggaaagagcttcagccggagtgCAAACCTTACTTCTCataaaataatccacacaggggagaaaccatgtaAGTGTtatgaatgtggaaagagcttcaacaagAGTGCaaaccttacttcccatcaaagagtgcacacaggggagaaaccatatcagtgctcaggaTGTGAAAAGGCCTTCAGGAACAGGGGTAACCTTGTTATACATGAAAGAcagcacacaggggagaaaccatatcagtgctcagagtgtggaaagagcttcatagAGAGCACAAagcttatttcccatcaaagaatccacacaggggagaaaccatataaatgtatggaatgtggaaagagcttcagccatagCCGGAGTCTTACTGGCCATCAAAGAATGCACacgggagaaaccatatcaatgtacAGAATGTGA
- the LOC128341650 gene encoding peroxisome assembly protein 12-like, producing MAEHGAHLTAASACEDRPSIFEVVAQDSLMAAVRPALQHVAKVLAESNPARYSVLWRWFDEIYALLDLLLQQHYLSRCSASFAENFYGLKRVGPRGRRPRLAAAGLPRKPHWKSLCLLVLLPYLRTKLEKFISRLREEDDYSIHPPSSSWKRFYRAFLAAYPFANLAWEGWFLAQQLCYILGKAQHHSPLLKLAGVHLARLSAEDLQAMERKLMDTGAIRPPPSSVTERAWSAAKRVLGGLAFSLSTGLSVGVFFLQFLEWWYSAENQESIKALTALPTPPPPTHLDHGADSPLLPRLKTACPLCRKIRTNDTALSTSGFVFCYPCAYGYVKSRQQCPVTGYATELQHLVKLYMPEN from the exons ATGGCGGAGCACGGCGCTCACCTCACGGCTGCCTCCGCCTGCGAGGACAGGCCGTCCATCTTTGAGGTGGTGGCACAAGACAGTTTGATGGCCGCTGTGCGGCCGGCTCTTCAGCACGTAGCCAAG GTGCTGGCCGAATCCAACCCCGCCCGCTACAGCGTCCTCTGGCGCTGGTTTGACGAAATCTACGCCCTCCTGGACCTCCTCCTGCAGCAGCACTACCTGTCCAGGTGCAGCGCATCTTTTGCCGAAAACTTCTACGGCCTGAAGCGGGTCGGGCCAAGAGGCAGGAGGCCACGGCTGGCTGCTGCCGGCCTGCCCCGGAAGCCCCACTGGAAATCGCTCTGCCTCTTGGTCCTCCTCCCGTACCTGAGGACCAAGCTGGAGAAGTTCATCTCCCGCCTCCGGGAAGAGGACGACTATTCCATCcacccgccctcctcctcctggaagcGGTTCTACCGGGCCTTCTTGGCGGCCTACCCCTTTGCGAACCTGGCGTGGGAGGGCTGGTTCCTGGCCCAGCAGCTCTGCTACATCCTGGGGAAGGCTCAGCACCACTCGCCTCTGCTCAAGCTGGCCGGGGTGCATCTGGCCCGGCTGTCAGCAGAAGACCTGCAGGCTATGGAGAGGAAGCTCATGGACACGGGGGCCATCCGGCCGCCCCCAAGCAG cGTGACGGAACGGGCGTGGTCAGCAGCCAAGCGGGTCCTGGGCGGCCTGGCTTTCTCCCTCTCCACCGGCCTCTCCGTGGGAGTCTTCTTCCTCCAGTTCCTGGAATGGTGGTACTCCGCGGAGAACCAGGAGAGCATCAAGGCCCTGAcggccctgcccaccccacctccccccacccacctggacCACGGGGCCGACTCCCCACTCCTGCCCCGGCTCAAGACCGCCTGCCCCCTCTGCCGCAAGATCCGCACCAACGATACTGCCCTCTCCACCTCCGGCTTCGTCTTCTGCTACCCCTGCGCCTACGGCTACGTGAAGAGTCGCCAGCAGTGCCCTGTCACGGGCTACGCCACAGAACTCCAGCACCTGGTCAAACTGTACATGCCTGAAAACTAA